A genomic region of Conger conger chromosome 6, fConCon1.1, whole genome shotgun sequence contains the following coding sequences:
- the LOC133131214 gene encoding LOW QUALITY PROTEIN: electron transfer flavoprotein-ubiquinone oxidoreductase, mitochondrial-like (The sequence of the model RefSeq protein was modified relative to this genomic sequence to represent the inferred CDS: substituted 1 base at 1 genomic stop codon): MERFADEADVVIVGGGPAGLSAAVHLKQLAQESGKALRVCVVEKASQIGAHTLSGACLEPSALNELLPDWKESEXQRAPLNTPVTEDKFGILTEKFRIPVPILPGLPMNNHGNYIVRLGHFVRWLGEQAEELGVELYPGYAAAEVLFHEDGSVKGIATNDVGISKDGSPKGVFERGMELHAKVTLFAEGCHGHLAKQLYKHFSLRENCQPQTYAIGLKEVWIIDEKKWKPGRVEHTVGWPLDRNTYGGSFSYHLNEGEPLVALGFVVGLDYQNPYLNPFREFQRWKHHPSVALTLEGGNCIAYGARALNEGGFQSLPKLTFPGGLLVGCSPGFLNVPKIKGTHTAMKSGMLAAEAIFRKIADENTQSETAGIHVPDYEDDLKKSWVWNELYSVRNIRPAFHSYFGLYGGMVYTGIFYWIFRGKEPWTLKHRGKDCDQLKPAKDCTPIDYPKPDGKLSFDLLSSLALSGTNHEQDQPPHLTLMDDSIPVTQNLAVYDGPEQHFCPAGVYEYVPIETGDGMRLQINAQNCVHCKACDIKDPSQNINWVVPEGSGGPAYNGM; the protein is encoded by the exons ATGGAGCGCTTCGCGGATGAGGCTGATGTAGTAATTGTCGGAGGGGGTCCGGCCGGCTTGTCTGCTGCTGTCCATCTGAAGCAGTTGGCACAGGAAAGCGGCAAGGCGCTGCGCGTTTGTGTGGTTGAGAAGGCTTCCCAGATTGGAGCGCACACTCTCTCTGGTGCATGTCTGGAGCCCAGCGCTCTCAACGAACTCTTACCAGACTGGAAAGAGAGTGAGTAACAGAGA GCACCTCTGAATACACCTGTCACTGAGGACAAATTTGGAATTTTAACAGAAAAGTTCAGAATCCCAGTTCCAATACTACCTG GGCTTCCGATGAATAACCATGGTAACTACATAGTCCGTCTGGGCCATTTTGTGCGGTGGCTTGGGGAACAGGCAGAGGAGCTTGGGGTGGAACTGTATCCTGGATACGCTGCTGCAGAG GTGTTGTTTCATGAGGATGGAAGTGTAAAAGGAATCGCCACAAACGATGTTGGGATTTCCAAAGATGGTTCACCTAAG GGTGTGTTTGAAAGAGGGATGGAGCTTCATGCGAAGGTGACTCTGTTTGCAGAAGGCTGCCATGGACACTtggcaaagcagctttacaaacaCTTCAGCCTGAGGGAGAACTGCCAGCCACAGACCTATGCTATTGGACTAAAAGAG GTGTGGATCATTGATGAGAAGAAATGGAAACCTGGGAGGGTGGAGCACACGGTTGGCTGGCCTCTGGACAGGAACACATACGGAGGCTCCTTCTCGTATCATCTGAATGAAGGAGAGCCGTTGGTGGCCTTAGGCTTTGTA GTTGGTTTGGATTATCAGAACCCTTACCTGAACCCCTTCAGAGAGTTTCAGAGGTGGAAGCATCACCCCTCTGTTGCTCTGACACTGGAGGGTGGAAACTGCATTGCTTATGGAGCCAGGGCTCTGAATGAGGGCGGATTCCAG TCTCTGCCAAAGCTCACGTTCCCTGGAGGACTGCTCGTAGGGTGCAGTCCTGGGTTCCTGAACGTGCCCAAGATCAAAGGCACCCACACGGCCATGAAGAGCGGCATGCTTGCTGCAGAGGCCATCTTCCGGAAAATCGCGGATGAAAACACGCAGTCTGAGACGGCCG GAATCCATGTTCCGGACTATGAAGATGACTTGAAAAAGTCCTGGGTTTGGAACGAGTTGTACAGTGTGAGAAACATTCGACCAGCTTTCCACAGTTATTTTGGACTTTATGGAGGAATGGTATACACAGGAATATTTTACTGGATTTTCAGGGGGAAAGAGCCATGGACATTGAAACATAGAG GTAAGGACTGTGATCAGCTGAAGCCAGCGAAGGACTGCACCCCTATTGACTACCCCAAACCAGATGGGAAGCTGAGCTTtgacctcctctcctctctggcaCTGAGCGGGACTAACCATGAGCAGGACCAGCCTCCACACCTCACGCTCATGGACGACAGCATTCCTGTCACGCAGAACCTGGCTGTTTACGATGGGCCAGAACAGCACTTCTGTCCAGCAG gtGTGTACGAGTATGTTCCTATAGAGACCGGAGATGGTATGAGACTACAAATTAACGCTCAGAACTGTGTGCACTGTAAGGCCTGTGATATTAAAGATCCCAGCCAGAACATTAACTGGGTTGTCCCAGAAGGAAGTGGGGGCCCTGCTTACAATGGCATGTGA